In Puntigrus tetrazona isolate hp1 chromosome 18, ASM1883169v1, whole genome shotgun sequence, one genomic interval encodes:
- the dusp8b gene encoding dual specificity protein phosphatase 8, which produces MPVDLVIPPRLWTDMHESEMRLKMRVRRIKEGRDLRGGFAAFSSCFPDLCESKPATLLPLSLSQPCLPAPNIGPTRILPHLYLGSQRDVLNKELMTQNGITYVLNASNTCPKPDFISDKHFMRIPVNDSYCEKLLPWLEKTNEFIDKAKVSNCRVIVHCLAGISRSATIAIAYIMKTMGLSSDDAYRFVKDRRPSISPNFNFLGQLLEFERGLQMKKSLPCDPIRLAGNPTEEVAEVERTPQAAEITLKPPSPTSLQKDLSSLHLSTERILQNKRLKCSFSLDIKSVYSSNQSQQSSPNSSSDSESVPKLCRLKNGNGVCQYTSTINPKESQCTSKSRTSQKSESWENGGLERLTLSLNLKQGPRPQDANCETNLKAPSFLSLPLGTSASWTMHRGSNEATTPITPTGDCPWFLGANLAPSGTGSTVHFGSGSYSRIGQAGNSKPRDKPPEPLDFQNSWLEDGKAVVCSVSQVDSKYKRRSCQMEFEEAINTTQSSEEFGKLGKQSSFSGSMEVIEVS; this is translated from the exons ATGCCCGTTGACCTGGTGATCCCTCCCCGGCTGTGGACAGACATGCACGAGAGCGAGATGAGGCTGAAGATGCGCGTGAGGCGCATCAAGGAAGGGCGAGATCTGAGAG GTGGCTTTGCAGCTTTCTCGTCCTGTTTTCCTGACCTGTGTGAGAGTAAACCCGCCACTCTTCTACCTCTCAGCCTGTCCCAGCCCTGTTTACCGGCGCCCAACATCGGCCCCACCCGGATCCTGCCCCACCTCTACTTGGGCTCCCAGAGAGACGTCCTCAATAAG GAACTGATGACTCAGAATGGAATCACCTACGTTCTAAATGCCAGCAACACCTGCCCCAAACCTGACTTCATCAGCGACAAGCACTTCATGCGCATTCCCGTCAACGACAGCTACTGCGAGAAGCTGCTCCCGTGGTTGGAAAAAACCAACGAGTTCATTG ACAAAGCCAAGGTGTCGAACTGCAGAGTCATCGTCCATTGCTTGGCTGGCATATCCCGCTCTGCAACCATCGCCATCGCCTACATCATGAAAACTATGGGCCTGTCTTCAGATGATGCCTACAG GTTTGTAAAGGACCGTCGGCCATCAATATCACCAAACTTCAACTTCTTAGGTCAGCTGCTGGAGTTCGAGAGAGGCTTGCAGATGAAGAAGAGTCTACCCTGTGACCCTATAAGGTTAGCCGGGAATCCGACCGAAGAGGTGGCAGAGGTAGAGCGGACGCCGCAAGCAGCAGAGATCACCTTAAAACCTCCATCGCCTACCTCTCTGCAGAAAGACCTAAGCTCACTTCACCTGTCCACCGAACGAATCCTTCAAAACAAACGACTCAAGTGCTCCTTCTCCCTGGACATCAAGTCTGTGTACTCCTCGAACCAAAGCCAGCAATCTTCTCCCAACTCCTCATCGGACTCTGAAAGCGTACCCAAACTCTGCAGACTCAAGAACGGCAACGGAGTATGCCAGTACACTTCAACGATCAACCCTAAGGAGTCGCAGTGTACTAGCAAGTCCAGGACGAGCCAGAAAAGCGAGAGCTGGGAAAATGGTGGCTTGGAGAGGTTAACTCTTTCCCTCAATCTGAAGCAGGGCCCAAGACCGCAGGATGCCAATTGCGAGACCAACTTGAAGGCGCCGTCTTTCCTTAGCTTGCCGCTGGGTACATCTGCTTCTTGGACCATGCACAGAGGCTCGAATGAAGCCACCACCCCAATCACACCCACGGGAGACTGCCCTTGGTTCTTAGGCGCTAATTTGGCACCGTCTGGAACAGGGAGCACCGTGCATTTTGGCAGCGGTTCTTACAGTCGCATTGGCCAAGCTGGCAACTCCAAGCCCAGGGACAAACCGCCGGAGCCGCTGGACTTTCAAAACAGTTGGCTCGAGGACGGGAAAGCAGTAGTGTGCAGTGTATCGCAAGTGGACTCCAAGTACAAGCGCCGCAGCTGCCAGATGGAGTTCGAAGAGGCTATAAACACGACGCAAAGCAGCGAGGAATTCGGGAAGCTGGGCAAGCAGTCCAGTTTCTCTGGTAGCATGGAGGTCATCGAGGTATCCTGA